The following are encoded in a window of Helicoverpa armigera isolate CAAS_96S chromosome 24, ASM3070526v1, whole genome shotgun sequence genomic DNA:
- the LOC126056509 gene encoding uncharacterized oxidoreductase dhs-27 codes for MSLDVHISEPDDFNGFELHSSINKVAHDKGIEDFEYTVDCISAKRANYIANVFRVEIRDTNSDKNDISVIVKCLVYSERQVLFHKLHEREVLAYAKVISKFQQLQNVLYEHERMELSECLYSNTEDANEVIILEDLKAKGYVADDKLAKFENLGIKEISAVISELAKFHALSFVFQTKETMIFAETKSDFHDLLYQDHFLNKTKLKNYFFESFEMSLKVVKDEEARKKLEKVDVKLLELLQMYTKPSKTNVLCHGDCWVNNMLFKHETEKVSFIDFQAMRYANPVTDIMYFLYICTDSAFRTEHLELLKVIYYDNLKVFLNKFDIKAEEVYKKEDFNTDFEEFRAYGLLIAMIELRIVAMAAADESLLRGSRLDLSMDSSEIPEENELFKYRVNDVVQESVDNGVFDKLLEKINS; via the exons ATGTCTCTAGACGTACATATTAGTGAACCTGATGATTTTAACGGCTTTGAACTTCACAGTTCTATCAACAAAGTCGCTCATGACAAAGGCATCGAAGATTTTGAATATACGGTCGACTGTATAAGTGCTAAAAGAGCGAATTACATAGCAAATGTGTTTCGAGTTGAGATAAGAGATACAAATAGTGACAAAAATGATATCAGTGTTATTGTCAAATGTTTAGTGTATAGTGAGAGGCAGGTTTTGTTCCACAAGTTACATGAAAGAGAAGTACTGGCTTATGCTAAAGTAATAAGCAAGTTTCAACAATTACAAAATGTGCTGTACGAACATGAAAGAATGGAACTCTCCGAGTGTTTATATTCTAACACAGAAGATGCCAATGAGGTGATAATTTTGGAAGATTTGAAAGCAAAGGGATATGTAGCTGATGATAAATTGGCGAAATTTGAAAACTTGggaattaaagaaataagtgcAGTTATAAGTGAACTTGCCAAATTTCATgctttgtcatttgtttttcaaactAAAGAGACTATGATATTTGCAGAAACCAAGTCAGATTTCCACGATTTATTGTATCAggatcattttttaaataagacgaAATTGAAGAATTATTTCTTTGAATCTTTTGAAATGTCATTGAAAGTGGTGAAGGATGAAGAAGCTAGGAAGAAACTGGAGAAGGTTGATGTGAAATTATTGGAATTGCTACAAATGTATACGAAGCCAAgtaaaactaatgttttatGTCATGGAGACTGTTGGGTCAATAATATGTTGTTTAAACATGAG acagAAAAAGTGAGCTTCATAGATTTCCAAGCGATGCGCTACGCCAACCCAGTCACAGATATCATGTATTTTCTATACATTTGCACAGACTCAGCTTTCAGAACGGAACATTTAGAACTGCTCAAAGTAATTTACTATGACAACTTAAAAGTCTTTCTCAACAAATTCGATATTAAGGCTGAAGAAGTATATAAGAAAGAAGATTTTAATACTGATTTTGAAGAGTTCAGAGCTTATGGATTACTTATTGCTATGATTGAGCTAAGAATAGTAGCAATGGCCGCAGCAGATGAATCTTTGCTAAGAGGTTCGAGGTTAGATCTTAGTATGGATAGTTCGGAAATTCCTGAAGAGAATGAACTGTTTAAGTACAGGGTCAATGATGTTGTTCAAGAGTCTGTCGATAATGGAGTATTTGATAAGCTTTTAGAGAAAATAAATTCGTGA